One part of the Tunicatimonas pelagia genome encodes these proteins:
- a CDS encoding RHS repeat-associated core domain-containing protein codes for MSTGTQPVVVQSNDYYPHRLTHQQPLTNPTNDYLYNGMERVDDLDLNVYSAPFRTYDPTLGRWWQQDPGQKAIPGLSVYHQTYGNPVNYADPLDLYGSQINQHLGESLGKQWMRQISIFRAITYLRS; via the coding sequence ATGAGTACGGGTACCCAGCCGGTGGTGGTACAGAGCAACGATTACTACCCGCACAGACTCACCCATCAGCAACCCCTGACCAACCCCACGAATGACTATCTCTACAACGGGATGGAGCGGGTAGATGATCTGGATCTAAACGTCTACTCGGCCCCCTTCCGCACCTACGACCCCACCCTGGGACGGTGGTGGCAACAGGACCCGGGGCAGAAAGCCATACCCGGTTTGAGTGTCTACCACCAGACCTACGGCAACCCGGTCAACTACGCCGATCCACTGGACTTGTACGGTAGCCAGATTAACCAGCATCTGGGCGAGAGCTTAGGTAAGCAGTGGATGCGTCAGATTAGTATCTTTAGGGCGATCACTTATTTACGAAGTTAG
- the glgB gene encoding 1,4-alpha-glucan branching protein GlgB, whose protein sequence is MNDDHTNLTTDANPAGAPDSDADAYSLLSDFDIHLFREGNHYSLYEKLGSHLIEYQGVKGVYFAVWAPNAQRVSVVGDFNGWNNDSNKMNPRWDGSGIWETFIPSIEQGVTYKYFIESSHNGYSVEKGDPFAIHWETPPHTATKVWDGTYEWSDQDWMVARKEKASEPQPMSVYEMHLGSWKRKGDDGEMFLTYRDLAEELPTYLSWMGYTHVEFLPVMEHPFYGSWGYQLVGFFAPSSRYGTPQDFKYLVDKLHWAGIGVILDWVPSHFPSDQHGLSYFDGTHLFEHEDPRQGYHPDWNSYIFNYGRNEVRAFLISSAMYWLKEYHIDGLRVDAVASMLYLDYSRESGEWIPNQYGGRENLEALQFLREFNDAVDAEFPEVQTIAEESTAWPMVSRPTSVGGLGFEMKWMMGWMHDTLEYFSQDPVYRSYHQGMITFSMMYAFTENFMLPLSHDEVVHGKGPLIDKMPGDEWQKFANLRTLYAYMYAHPGTKLLFMGGEFGQTQEWRHDQSLDWHLNEFTPHGSLQWMFKQLNELYKSEPALYEKPFDPSGFEWIDIGDYQNCVVSFARKGHQPQNDLYVVMNLTPVVRESYGIGMPHKGHLKEIFNTDHPDFWGSGVLNEGNLETKPVPMHGRSRSVNLRLPPLGTIILKYDR, encoded by the coding sequence ATGAATGACGACCACACTAACCTTACAACCGATGCTAACCCAGCAGGCGCGCCAGACTCTGACGCAGACGCCTATTCCTTGTTAAGCGATTTCGATATTCATCTTTTTCGGGAGGGAAATCATTATTCGCTTTACGAGAAGCTTGGGTCCCACTTGATTGAATACCAGGGAGTTAAAGGGGTATACTTTGCAGTTTGGGCTCCTAATGCCCAAAGGGTGTCAGTAGTTGGTGATTTCAACGGATGGAACAATGATTCCAATAAAATGAACCCGCGCTGGGATGGCTCCGGTATCTGGGAAACGTTTATTCCGAGTATTGAGCAGGGCGTTACCTATAAGTATTTTATTGAATCTAGCCATAATGGCTACAGCGTAGAAAAGGGTGATCCGTTTGCTATTCACTGGGAGACTCCGCCTCATACCGCCACTAAAGTGTGGGATGGCACCTACGAATGGTCGGATCAGGACTGGATGGTAGCTCGAAAGGAAAAGGCCTCCGAACCCCAACCCATGTCGGTGTACGAGATGCACCTTGGTTCTTGGAAGCGTAAAGGAGACGACGGTGAAATGTTTCTAACCTACCGGGATTTGGCCGAAGAACTACCCACCTATTTGTCGTGGATGGGTTACACCCATGTGGAGTTTCTTCCCGTAATGGAACATCCGTTTTACGGCTCCTGGGGGTATCAGCTGGTTGGCTTTTTTGCCCCTTCCAGCCGCTACGGCACTCCTCAAGATTTTAAGTATCTAGTTGATAAACTCCATTGGGCAGGGATTGGAGTGATACTGGATTGGGTTCCATCCCATTTTCCTTCTGACCAGCACGGGCTTTCATATTTTGATGGTACCCACTTGTTTGAGCATGAAGATCCTCGCCAAGGGTATCATCCGGATTGGAACAGCTATATTTTTAACTACGGTCGCAACGAAGTTCGTGCATTCCTGATCAGTAGTGCGATGTACTGGCTGAAAGAATATCATATTGATGGCTTACGGGTAGATGCAGTCGCTTCTATGCTTTATCTTGACTACTCCCGCGAGAGCGGAGAGTGGATTCCAAATCAATACGGCGGACGAGAAAATTTGGAAGCTCTGCAGTTTTTACGGGAGTTTAATGATGCGGTAGATGCGGAGTTCCCCGAGGTGCAAACCATTGCGGAAGAGTCAACGGCCTGGCCAATGGTATCGCGACCTACTTCAGTGGGGGGATTAGGTTTTGAAATGAAGTGGATGATGGGTTGGATGCACGATACCTTGGAGTACTTTTCCCAAGATCCGGTTTATCGATCGTACCACCAAGGAATGATCACTTTCAGTATGATGTATGCTTTCACGGAGAACTTTATGCTACCGCTCTCTCACGATGAAGTAGTACACGGCAAAGGCCCTCTCATTGATAAAATGCCCGGCGATGAGTGGCAGAAGTTTGCCAACCTCCGCACATTGTACGCCTACATGTACGCTCACCCTGGTACCAAGCTACTGTTTATGGGGGGCGAATTTGGTCAAACCCAAGAGTGGCGACACGATCAGAGTTTAGATTGGCACCTTAATGAATTTACGCCCCACGGCTCACTACAGTGGATGTTTAAGCAACTCAACGAGCTGTACAAGTCCGAACCGGCTCTGTACGAAAAACCGTTTGACCCTTCGGGCTTTGAGTGGATTGATATTGGCGACTACCAAAACTGCGTAGTTAGTTTTGCCCGTAAAGGGCACCAACCCCAGAATGATCTTTACGTGGTGATGAACCTTACCCCGGTTGTGCGGGAAAGTTATGGTATAGGAATGCCGCACAAGGGACATTTGAAAGAAATTTTTAATACCGACCACCCCGACTTCTGGGGCAGCGGAGTGCTCAATGAGGGAAATCTAGAAACGAAGCCCGTACCGATGCACGGCCGCAGCCGTTCGGTGAATTTACGTCTTCCCCCGCTAGGCACTATCATTCTAAAGTACGACCGCTAA
- a CDS encoding RHS repeat-associated core domain-containing protein, which produces MEVAIPVSGYLYTYVSNESNWDVDVHFDQMMVMTTGTQPTIVQSNDYYPFGLTHTQPLNDPTNKYLHQGKEWQDEFGLGVYDFMYRAYDPAVGRTWQQDPHAESYDNLSPYSWVGNNPISNIDPDGRDWYRDQEGNEVLIIGVTGEVDGFEWVRADNSAYQLEEVTVSAGMSESAANAARLGVYHTSDLFWDHDVTIATTAVATSFIGADAFLLGRLGNLGGKLWSSWTVSPNTVGALGLQLLKKRGISISKVAPDWAVKGAHIHVDGIELAVKPGADGTIVFRSVFSSQNAASVERAINKAHDALNSNPAFREALKDFSTRARDMLKKGDDLSRSRSGELNFLIKALEKL; this is translated from the coding sequence TTGGAAGTAGCCATTCCAGTAAGTGGGTATCTGTATACCTACGTCAGCAATGAGAGTAATTGGGATGTGGATGTGCACTTTGACCAAATGATGGTGATGACTACAGGCACGCAGCCTACCATTGTGCAAAGTAACGATTACTACCCATTTGGTTTAACCCATACCCAACCCCTCAACGATCCAACTAATAAATATTTACATCAAGGAAAAGAGTGGCAAGACGAGTTTGGATTAGGTGTATATGACTTTATGTATCGGGCTTATGATCCGGCTGTTGGTAGAACGTGGCAGCAAGACCCTCATGCCGAAAGTTATGATAATTTATCGCCTTATAGCTGGGTTGGAAACAATCCTATTAGTAATATTGATCCTGACGGGAGAGATTGGTACCGGGATCAAGAAGGGAATGAGGTATTAATCATAGGGGTAACCGGTGAGGTAGATGGTTTTGAATGGGTAAGGGCTGATAATTCAGCTTATCAGTTGGAAGAAGTAACAGTTTCGGCTGGTATGTCTGAAAGTGCTGCTAATGCTGCGAGATTAGGAGTTTACCATACTTCTGACTTGTTTTGGGATCATGATGTAACGATAGCCACTACCGCTGTTGCAACAAGCTTCATAGGAGCAGATGCGTTTCTATTAGGAAGATTAGGTAACTTAGGTGGTAAACTATGGAGTAGTTGGACTGTGAGTCCTAATACAGTTGGTGCATTAGGATTACAGTTGCTAAAGAAGAGAGGGATAAGTATATCAAAAGTCGCACCGGATTGGGCGGTTAAGGGAGCTCACATTCACGTTGATGGAATTGAGTTGGCTGTCAAGCCTGGAGCAGATGGAACTATCGTATTTAGGTCTGTATTTAGTTCACAAAATGCAGCATCGGTAGAAAGAGCAATAAATAAAGCTCATGATGCATTAAATAGTAACCCTGCATTCAGGGAGGCGCTCAAAGATTTCTCTACAAGGGCAAGAGATATGTTAAAGAAAGGCGACGATTTATCAAGATCAAGATCAGGCGAATTGAATTTTCTGATAAAAGCTTTAGAAAAACTATAA
- a CDS encoding DUF6443 domain-containing protein: MNIYDVVPNAHSIPTGDTAWIQLEGTSQAGVDYLLYRNGSATGQTLSGTNTPTIQFGATQPGAYTIMAEQGACQQPMQGTSQVSFNATSCGCSQSIGIFPPSGEVCSGDSVEVGIQGGLSTGTYTLFLNGNQIRTATVTNCNQGFLGWQVANPGTYTVTGPCLVSGQSVITQKTTGCNTDPSCPTTSIAWDAVERGFLPDDICEGSLTLEATNNETGNWYYRAFGSNESERTLLATGTNSITINDNRSGHYYFQTSASCPESSIPLTFKPAMSGLAITGDTFRCQNSGTTQYVAKGNNVDAFTWNVTGANTDDYAISIVSRADSSVATVSWDANYTGTAQVQATAFGCGATQNTLSVSVTTQALPVATITPMGSTVIPLGSDILTLEANAGTGLSYQWLVNGVSLPGETNRMFNAFGPGNYQVDVTLNGCTARSAVTTITQENNHNYVITRVLRVEDDGMGSPIEENSLYVLSSDQKNESISYLDGLGRPIQDVLWQASPQVTDQVAPRTYDSRGREFQQYLPYVGGSNGYFQDNGTTQAINYYNSGSNAAKGVVQDATPYGATVFEASPLSRPVQQGAPGTNFQPGTGQAMGYQYPVNTAGEVKRWLLNDSELPYQQGTYPAGRLSVNEQSDEDGRVTRTYTDRLGRTVLSRVVLDGGTNSFQDTYYVYDAVNRLRYVLPPEGSDNYIGSAGTPSAADSTLLNQWAFQYDYDERNNITRKRVPGSGWHYMIYDSRDRVILSQDGRQREQDEWSFTHYDALNRPIVEGLYYSNQSLSQMQATVATFLASNENNGKELSEEDARYRLHGNPSLTLNNYEGQHLITATTSITLTEGFSIKNFSDETVTLTIAPAPTVVNNPTFPPLDESQPLQLHYYDDHDFDGDASPDVSYDASELTAQQVDLFPVLTGKLTGTKTKVLTSGLWLTEAMFYDDKGRVVQTQRENSIGGQDIVTTQYSFHGLVLGEWHRQTSDGRHGSEDKTVHTRNEYDQADRLTATYQTIDANDTLLLASYAYNEIGELIDKRLHEESANQYLQSVDFRYGIRGWLTSINGDRLSTTEQQATGIVNATSADDLFAQALDYDNTVAGLTTSPAFNGNISAIRWQASGQVNPSAYVYGYDSANRLTTGNYFAGSGTAWQASGNFDVSNLAYDKNGNITALRRNAADGSTMDDLVYGYGTGNNRSNQLVSVEDAGVDTLGFMDGSTVAIEYLYDGSGNLTQDLNKSLDSIGYNHLNLPELVRFSSGNQIRYYYDAQGTKLQQEVSNAGTTTETDYVAGRQYKNGQLDLLMHAEGRTVFEGASFTQHYDLKDHLGNVRLTFAAEQTQASMSASMETGGNSPALEEQYFDNIAETRQTLEFHNATQPNTDEPQPNKVATLNAANGRTQGPTLKQVVHRGDSIHLEVKASYEEHSKKKVQANGILASITSLFNPSMAGYEAVGATETLNEALAGTTLLNRDKTGVPKAYLNYVVLNEDQVIVDQGFVPVSEAAKIEKGKKVKGKGLKGASGRDSVQHETLVVDLAIAEDGYLYTYVSNESNWDVDVHFDQMTMSMSSSQPTVVQVNDYYPFGLTHTQPLSNPTNKYLFQGAELTDDLGLGWYDFGLRNNYRADLGRWGSIDPAADAYYSHSAYHFGGNNPISAFEINGAMYDDGGSGLGMSPFDMNQQGIDPYASRFPFLGQPRDYIAGGASSSNGDRPNPVGVGSGSAYATRLAGNDPYNSQLSRGSHPYYNSKNTTGASLIALGLMSTGVALEASEAGSNHISSFFNNKANYNLGLSRQGRFGFRLIPALKGGGYTLLGNFASEASSLFKAGGFFVNSVGVSISAFELVDAIDRGDLGGGTKAAYDLGAGSVGFFGVPGLIFSSSYFIMSNYVFTPKKIKEMHNSYWEKRARGRGVHRRPNYPKKNRR, encoded by the coding sequence ATGAATATTTACGATGTGGTTCCGAATGCTCATAGTATCCCTACTGGGGATACGGCATGGATTCAGCTAGAAGGCACTTCTCAAGCAGGAGTAGATTATCTGCTCTACCGAAATGGCAGTGCAACCGGACAAACCCTCTCGGGTACCAATACTCCTACTATTCAATTTGGGGCAACCCAGCCAGGGGCTTATACAATTATGGCTGAGCAAGGGGCTTGTCAGCAGCCGATGCAAGGAACAAGCCAGGTATCATTCAATGCCACCTCCTGTGGCTGTAGCCAAAGTATTGGTATCTTTCCCCCTTCAGGAGAGGTTTGTAGTGGGGACTCGGTAGAGGTGGGTATCCAAGGTGGCCTTTCTACGGGTACATATACACTGTTTTTGAACGGTAATCAAATTCGTACTGCCACCGTAACTAATTGCAACCAGGGTTTTTTAGGCTGGCAAGTAGCCAATCCGGGCACTTACACCGTGACGGGCCCTTGCCTGGTAAGTGGCCAGTCAGTGATTACCCAAAAGACCACGGGCTGCAATACCGATCCTTCCTGCCCTACCACGAGTATTGCGTGGGATGCCGTCGAACGAGGTTTTCTACCGGACGATATCTGTGAGGGTAGCCTCACCCTAGAAGCGACCAATAACGAAACTGGAAATTGGTATTACCGGGCTTTTGGCAGTAACGAATCAGAACGCACCTTACTAGCGACCGGAACTAACTCTATCACCATTAATGATAACCGTTCCGGTCATTATTACTTCCAGACCTCGGCGAGTTGCCCCGAGTCGTCCATTCCCCTGACCTTCAAGCCCGCGATGAGTGGCCTCGCGATTACGGGGGATACATTTCGTTGCCAGAACAGTGGGACAACGCAGTACGTAGCCAAGGGCAATAATGTAGATGCTTTTACCTGGAATGTGACCGGGGCCAATACAGATGACTATGCCATCAGCATTGTCAGCCGAGCCGACTCTAGTGTGGCTACCGTTAGCTGGGATGCTAACTATACCGGTACTGCCCAAGTACAAGCAACCGCCTTTGGCTGCGGGGCTACCCAAAATACCTTATCGGTGAGCGTAACCACTCAAGCTTTACCTGTGGCGACTATCACCCCCATGGGTTCCACAGTGATTCCCTTAGGCAGTGATATACTGACCCTAGAAGCCAATGCTGGGACAGGGCTTTCCTACCAGTGGCTGGTGAATGGCGTGTCCCTACCGGGGGAAACCAACCGGATGTTCAATGCCTTTGGACCCGGGAATTATCAGGTGGATGTAACCCTGAATGGTTGTACTGCCCGCTCAGCAGTGACTACAATCACCCAAGAAAATAACCATAACTACGTCATTACCCGCGTATTACGGGTAGAAGATGATGGAATGGGCAGTCCGATTGAAGAAAATAGCTTGTACGTTCTGTCATCAGATCAGAAAAACGAGTCCATTTCCTACTTAGACGGGCTAGGCCGCCCGATACAGGACGTGCTCTGGCAAGCTAGCCCCCAAGTGACCGATCAGGTCGCTCCCCGCACCTACGATAGTAGAGGTCGGGAATTTCAGCAGTACTTGCCTTATGTAGGGGGTAGCAATGGCTACTTTCAGGACAATGGCACCACCCAAGCTATCAACTACTACAATAGTGGCAGCAATGCGGCAAAAGGCGTGGTGCAAGATGCCACCCCCTACGGGGCTACCGTATTTGAAGCCTCGCCTCTATCGCGCCCAGTGCAGCAAGGAGCCCCGGGTACGAACTTTCAGCCCGGAACCGGGCAAGCGATGGGCTATCAGTACCCCGTTAATACCGCAGGGGAAGTCAAGCGATGGCTGCTCAATGATAGTGAGTTGCCCTATCAGCAGGGAACCTATCCGGCCGGAAGGTTATCCGTCAATGAGCAAAGTGATGAAGATGGCAGGGTGACTAGAACCTATACTGATCGTTTGGGTCGTACTGTCCTGAGCCGGGTGGTGCTGGATGGGGGCACCAACAGCTTTCAAGATACCTATTATGTCTATGACGCGGTCAACCGCCTGCGCTATGTCTTGCCCCCAGAGGGCAGTGATAACTATATCGGAAGCGCAGGTACCCCGAGTGCGGCAGATAGTACGCTATTGAACCAGTGGGCCTTTCAGTACGACTATGATGAGCGTAACAACATAACCCGCAAGCGTGTGCCCGGATCAGGCTGGCACTATATGATCTACGATAGTCGTGACCGGGTAATCTTATCCCAGGATGGACGGCAGCGTGAGCAAGATGAATGGAGTTTCACCCACTACGATGCCCTGAACCGTCCCATTGTGGAAGGCCTCTACTACAGTAACCAGAGCCTCTCCCAGATGCAAGCGACGGTCGCTACGTTTCTTGCCAGTAACGAAAACAACGGCAAGGAACTGTCCGAAGAGGATGCCCGCTACCGCTTGCACGGCAATCCCAGTTTAACCCTCAATAACTACGAAGGGCAGCACCTCATTACTGCTACGACCAGTATCACGCTGACCGAAGGGTTTTCCATCAAGAATTTCTCTGATGAAACCGTGACACTCACCATTGCCCCTGCCCCCACGGTGGTGAATAACCCCACCTTTCCACCGTTGGATGAAAGTCAGCCGTTGCAGCTCCACTACTACGATGACCATGACTTTGACGGGGATGCTTCGCCCGATGTCAGTTATGATGCGAGCGAGCTCACCGCCCAGCAGGTGGATCTGTTTCCTGTCCTGACGGGTAAGCTTACTGGTACTAAAACGAAAGTACTGACCTCCGGACTATGGCTGACCGAAGCCATGTTCTACGATGACAAAGGACGGGTGGTACAGACCCAGCGGGAAAACTCTATCGGCGGACAAGATATCGTTACTACCCAGTATTCGTTTCATGGTTTGGTGCTAGGGGAATGGCATCGCCAGACCAGTGATGGCCGTCACGGCAGCGAAGATAAGACGGTGCATACCCGCAACGAGTACGACCAAGCCGATCGCCTAACGGCTACGTACCAAACCATCGATGCAAATGATACGCTTTTGCTGGCGAGCTACGCCTACAATGAGATCGGGGAGCTGATCGATAAGCGACTACACGAAGAAAGTGCCAATCAGTATTTGCAATCAGTAGATTTTCGCTACGGCATTCGGGGCTGGCTGACTAGTATCAATGGGGATCGTTTGAGCACTACTGAGCAGCAGGCCACGGGAATTGTGAACGCGACTAGTGCCGATGATTTGTTTGCCCAGGCCTTGGACTACGATAATACCGTGGCCGGACTCACCACCAGCCCCGCGTTTAATGGTAACATCAGTGCCATTCGCTGGCAGGCTTCGGGGCAAGTCAATCCTTCCGCCTACGTGTACGGATATGACTCGGCCAATCGGTTGACCACCGGTAACTACTTTGCGGGCAGTGGCACCGCTTGGCAGGCATCCGGCAATTTTGATGTCTCAAACCTGGCCTACGATAAGAACGGTAACATCACCGCTTTGCGCCGTAATGCCGCCGATGGCAGTACGATGGATGATTTGGTGTATGGCTACGGCACAGGTAACAACCGCAGCAACCAGCTGGTGAGTGTAGAAGATGCTGGCGTGGATACGCTGGGCTTTATGGATGGCAGCACAGTGGCAATAGAGTACCTCTACGACGGCAGTGGGAATTTGACCCAGGACTTGAACAAGTCCCTGGATAGTATTGGCTACAACCACTTGAATTTGCCCGAGCTGGTACGCTTTAGCTCAGGTAACCAGATCCGCTACTACTATGATGCCCAGGGCACTAAGCTTCAGCAGGAAGTAAGCAATGCAGGTACTACCACTGAGACCGATTATGTGGCCGGGCGGCAGTACAAGAATGGCCAATTAGACCTATTGATGCACGCCGAAGGGCGGACGGTGTTTGAGGGGGCTAGCTTCACCCAGCACTACGATCTCAAAGACCATCTGGGCAATGTACGGCTGACCTTTGCCGCCGAACAAACCCAGGCCAGTATGAGTGCCAGTATGGAAACAGGCGGGAACAGTCCGGCGCTGGAAGAGCAGTACTTTGACAACATCGCCGAAACAAGGCAAACGCTGGAATTTCATAATGCGACCCAGCCCAACACCGATGAACCACAGCCCAATAAAGTAGCGACCTTAAATGCGGCCAACGGTAGAACCCAAGGCCCTACGCTGAAGCAAGTCGTCCACCGAGGGGATAGCATCCATCTGGAAGTGAAAGCCAGTTACGAAGAGCACAGCAAAAAGAAAGTGCAAGCGAATGGTATCCTTGCTTCGATAACCAGTTTGTTTAACCCCTCCATGGCCGGTTATGAAGCCGTAGGAGCTACGGAGACCCTGAATGAAGCCTTAGCGGGAACAACGCTGCTCAACCGCGATAAAACGGGCGTACCCAAAGCCTATCTGAACTATGTGGTGCTGAATGAGGATCAAGTTATTGTCGACCAGGGCTTTGTTCCGGTCAGTGAAGCAGCCAAGATTGAAAAAGGGAAGAAGGTGAAAGGTAAAGGGTTGAAGGGGGCGAGCGGAAGAGATAGCGTGCAGCATGAGACCTTAGTGGTAGATTTGGCCATTGCCGAAGATGGGTATTTGTATACCTACGTTTCTAACGAGAGTAACTGGGATGTGGATGTACACTTCGATCAGATGACGATGAGCATGAGTTCGTCTCAGCCTACCGTGGTACAGGTGAACGATTACTACCCGTTTGGACTTACCCATACGCAGCCATTGAGCAATCCGACCAATAAATATCTGTTTCAGGGCGCGGAATTGACCGATGATCTTGGGTTAGGGTGGTATGATTTCGGATTACGCAACAATTACAGGGCGGACTTAGGTCGGTGGGGCAGCATTGATCCGGCAGCAGATGCTTATTATAGTCACTCTGCTTACCACTTTGGGGGAAACAATCCGATCAGTGCTTTTGAGATTAACGGTGCTATGTACGACGATGGGGGTAGTGGTTTAGGGATGAGTCCGTTTGATATGAACCAACAGGGGATTGATCCTTACGCCAGTCGGTTTCCGTTCTTAGGGCAGCCTCGTGACTATATTGCTGGTGGTGCATCTAGCAGCAATGGAGATAGGCCAAACCCGGTAGGAGTTGGATCGGGTAGTGCCTATGCTACCAGATTGGCAGGAAATGATCCATACAATAGTCAACTATCCAGAGGGTCACACCCATATTATAACTCTAAAAATACTACTGGTGCTTCATTGATAGCATTAGGGCTAATGTCTACAGGTGTAGCTTTAGAAGCTAGTGAGGCAGGTTCTAATCATATATCCAGTTTTTTCAACAACAAAGCCAACTACAACCTTGGCTTGAGTCGACAAGGAAGATTTGGTTTTCGTTTAATTCCCGCACTTAAAGGGGGCGGTTATACTTTGCTAGGAAATTTCGCCTCTGAGGCTTCCTCTCTTTTTAAAGCCGGAGGCTTTTTTGTAAATAGTGTGGGTGTATCGATTAGTGCATTTGAGCTAGTTGATGCTATCGATAGAGGTGATTTAGGGGGTGGTACGAAAGCCGCATATGACTTGGGTGCTGGATCAGTCGGCTTTTTTGGCGTTCCAGGTTTGATTTTTTCATCTTCTTATTTTATTATGAGCAATTATGTCTTTACACCAAAAAAGATTAAGGAGATGCATAACAGTTATTGGGAAAAAAGGGCAAGAGGGAGAGGAGTGCATAGAAGACCAAATTACCCAAAGAAAAATCGTAGGTAA